A part of Aegilops tauschii subsp. strangulata cultivar AL8/78 chromosome 2, Aet v6.0, whole genome shotgun sequence genomic DNA contains:
- the LOC109759597 gene encoding serine/threonine-protein kinase SAPK7 — protein sequence MERYELLKDIGAGNFGVARLMRNKETKELVAMKYIPRGLKIDENVAREIINHRSLRHPNIIRFKEVVVTPTHLAIVMEYAAGGELFDRICNAGRFSEDEARYFFQQLICGVSYCHFMQICHRDLKLENTLLDGSPAPRLKICDFGYSKSSLLHSKPKSTVGTPAYIAPEVLSRREYDGKTADVWSCGVTLYVMLVGGYPFEDPDDPKNFRKTIGRIMSIQYKIPEYVHVSQDCKQLLASIFVANPAKRITMREIRNHPWFLKNLPRELTEAAQAMYYKRDNSAPTYSVQSVEEIMKIVEEAQKPPPSTTPVAGFGWAEEDEQEDGKKPEEEVEEEDEEDEYEKQLNEVRASGEFHIS from the exons ATGGAGAGGTACGAGCTGCTCAAGGACATCGGCGCCGGCAACTTCGGCGTCGCGCGGCTGATGCGGAACAAGGAGACCAAGGAGCTCGTCGCCATGAAGTACATCCCACGGGGCCTCAAG ATTGACGAGAATGTGGCGAGGGAGATCATAAACCACCGGTCGCTGCGGCACCCCAACATAATCCGATTCAAGGAG GTGGTGGTCACGCCGACGCACCTGGCGATTGTGATGGAGTACGCGGCCGGCGGCGAGCTCTTCGACCGGATCTGCAACGCCGGGAGGTTCAGCGAGGACGAG GCCAGGTACTTCTTCCAGCAGCTCATCTGCGGCGTGAGCTACTGCCACTTCATG CAAATTTGCCACCGGGACCTGAAGCTGGAGAACACTCTGCTGGACGGCAGCCCGGCGCCCCGCCTCAAGATCTGCGACTTCGGTTACTCAAAG TCGTCGTTGCTGCACTCGAAGCCCAAGTCGACGGTTGGAACGCCGGCGTACATCGCCCCGGAGGTGCTCTCCCGCCGGGAATACGACGGCAAG ACAGCCGATGTGTGGTCTTGTGGAGTGACCCTTTATGTGATGCTAGTCGGTGGTTACCCTTTCGAGGATCCTGATGACCCCAAGAACTTCAGAAAGACCATTGGG AGAATAATGTCAATCCAATACAAAATACCAGAGTACGTCCATGTATCCCAAGACTGCAAGCAACTCCTTGCCAGTATTTTCGTCGCAAACCCTGCAAAG AGAATAACAATGAGGGAGATCAGGAACCACCCCTGGTTCTTGAAGAACTTGCCAAGAGAGCTCACGGAAGCTGCCCAAGCAATGTACTACAAGAGAGACAACAGCGCCCCGACCTACTCGGTCCAGTCCGTGGAGGAGATCATGAAGATCGTGGAGGAGGCGCAGAAACCGCCTCCTTCCACCACTCCGGTGGCGGGTTTCGGGTGGGCggaggaggacgagcaggagGATGGCAAGAAGCCAGAGGAGGAAgtggaggaggaagacgaggaaGATGAGTATGAGAAGCAGTTGAATGAGGTCCGTGCCAGCGGTGAGTTCCACATCAGCTAG